CGGCAGCGGCAGCGTGGTGTTCCGCGATTAGAAAGCTATTCCAGGCCGCGCCACCAGCGCGTCTCGGCGCGCGGTCGCGTCAGGTCGAGCGCTTCGCCCATCGCGGGCGTGGCCAGCGCCACGCCGTGCCGTTCGGCCAGCGCGGCGATGCGCTCGAGCGGTTCCTGCCAGCGGTGCATGCTGAGGTCGAAGGTGCCGTTGTGGATCGGCATCAGGCACTTGCCGCGCAGGTCGAGGAAGGCCTGCAGCGTCTCTTCCGGCTGCATGTGCACGTCCGGCCACTGCTTGTTGTAGGCGCCGTTTTCCACCATAGCCAGGTCGAACGGGCCGTACCTGTCGCCGATGTCCCGGAACCCGCCGAAGTAGCCGCTGTCGCCGCTGAAGAACAGGCGCAGGTCGCCGTGCATGATCACCCACGACGCCCACAGTGTGGCGTCGCGGTCGCCCAGGCCGCGCCCGGAAAAATGGCGCGCCGGGGTGGCCGCCAGGCGCACGCCATCGATGTCGGTCTCCTGCCACCAGTCGAGCTGGCGCACCTTGGCGCGCGCGATGCCCCACTTGACCAGGCGTTCGCCCACGCCCAGCGGCGCCACGAAGTGCTCGGTGCGCGCATCCAGCGCCAGCACGGCGGCGCGGTCGAGGTGGTCGTAGTGGTCGTGCGAGAGGATCACCGCCGCGATCGGCGGCAGCGCGTCGATGCCGATCGGCGGCGCGTGGAAGCGCTCGGGACCGGCCCAGCCGACCGGGGACGCCCGTGTCGAGAACACCGGATCGGTCAGGTAGAAGGCGCCGCCGAGCTTGATCAGCATGGTGGAGTGGCCGAGGCGGTACAGGGTGGCGTCGGGCGCGGCCAGCAATGCATCGGTGGTCAAGGTATGCACCGGGATCGCCTGGCGCGGCACGGTGCCGGCCGGCTTGTCGAACATGAAGGTCCACCAGATGCGCACCATCTCGCCCAGGCCGGGCTTGTGCATCGGGTCGACATTGCGGTAGGCGCCGTCGCGGAAGGTCGAAGCGGCGGACGGCGGAGACGGGGATGCGGGGGCGCTGTCGTTCATGCTGGACGAGGTCGGGAGAATGCAGACATCATACAGGATGCCGCTCGCAGGCTCCGGCAATGCCGCACTGGCCGTCGACGGTGCCGGGTCGTTTTCGATGATCGGATATCGTTGCCCAGCATGGGTTCCTGCCTGTGCACGCCTTCATGTGGAGCGGCGACGGCGCAGCAGCAGCATGGCGGCGAGGCCCACGCCGCCCAGCCACAGCGAGCCCGGCTCCGGCGCTTCGGCGCTGGCCGGCGTCGGCGCCGGGGTAGCGGCGGCCAGGCCGGGCGGCCACAGCGACGGATCCAGCGCCACCGGGGCCGGCAGGTTGCCCGGATCGGCGACGTTGGCGCCCGTGGTATCGGTGGCAGGGAGCGTGGCCGGCACGTCGGCGGACACCACCGGTACCACCGGGTCGGAGGCGGCAAGCACCGGCTGGGTCGTGGGCACGAGGCCGTCCGTGCCCGGTGCGGACGGCACGGCCGGGCCGACCGGCGCGGCCGTATCGACCGGCGTGGCCGGACCGACCGGCGTGGCCGCGGTGACCGGGTAGCGGGTGGCGTACGGGAAGCGCGGCGTCTCGTTGCCGTCCAGGGTGCCGAAGCGGCCGGTCGAACCCGGCGAACCCGCGCCCGGCGTCAGCAGGCCGGCGCCGTACGGGAACGACACCAGCTGGTGCGACTGGCCGTCGTAGCCTTGCGCGGCGGCCGGTGCATACGAAACGCTCTCCAGGCCTCCGTCGGCAGGCTGCAGGGTCGAGGAATCGAGGTCGCGTTCGCTCGGGCCGTGGGCCTCGACCGGAAACCGGGGCACGTCCGAGATGCGGTTGCCGCAGCGTCCGCGGATCTCGTTGACGCCATCGGTGAGTACGGTCTCGCCCGGCGCCAGCGTCAGCTTCTTCGCGGTCCAGTAGACCTGGTCGCCCTTGCGGTACGAGACGTAGACCGCGCGCGCCTTGTCGACCGTGACCGCGCGTGCCTTGTCGGCGTCGAAGCCGGCGTAGTGCGCCGCCACCACCGGGTCGTGCGCGATCGCCTGCAGCAGCTCGTCGCGGCTGGCCAGGCCGCCGGGCACGATCGAGAAGCGGTAGACGCGGCGCGGCGCC
The genomic region above belongs to Massilia forsythiae and contains:
- a CDS encoding MBL fold metallo-hydrolase, encoding MNDSAPASPSPPSAASTFRDGAYRNVDPMHKPGLGEMVRIWWTFMFDKPAGTVPRQAIPVHTLTTDALLAAPDATLYRLGHSTMLIKLGGAFYLTDPVFSTRASPVGWAGPERFHAPPIGIDALPPIAAVILSHDHYDHLDRAAVLALDARTEHFVAPLGVGERLVKWGIARAKVRQLDWWQETDIDGVRLAATPARHFSGRGLGDRDATLWASWVIMHGDLRLFFSGDSGYFGGFRDIGDRYGPFDLAMVENGAYNKQWPDVHMQPEETLQAFLDLRGKCLMPIHNGTFDLSMHRWQEPLERIAALAERHGVALATPAMGEALDLTRPRAETRWWRGLE
- a CDS encoding PEP-CTERM sorting domain-containing protein — translated: MLKSRLAAFTVIGLAGGAALLVLLPAAQMLRAPAVPEAAPATVPATLRMSARAAAPAAAADKPAPRRVYRFSIVPGGLASRDELLQAIAHDPVVAAHYAGFDADKARAVTVDKARAVYVSYRKGDQVYWTAKKLTLAPGETVLTDGVNEIRGRCGNRISDVPRFPVEAHGPSERDLDSSTLQPADGGLESVSYAPAAAQGYDGQSHQLVSFPYGAGLLTPGAGSPGSTGRFGTLDGNETPRFPYATRYPVTAATPVGPATPVDTAAPVGPAVPSAPGTDGLVPTTQPVLAASDPVVPVVSADVPATLPATDTTGANVADPGNLPAPVALDPSLWPPGLAAATPAPTPASAEAPEPGSLWLGGVGLAAMLLLRRRRST